In Tolypothrix sp. NIES-4075, the following proteins share a genomic window:
- a CDS encoding metal ABC transporter ATP-binding protein — translation MTFPILKVEGLTVYQGKTTAVRDVSFELLPQTNTAIVGPNGAGKSTLVQAVLDLIPRSSGTIEIFGRPITRLGHLRHQLGYMPQNFIFDRSFPISVSELVGLGWVNEEDRGTTWGQGGQGGEKSFFYRLRRQNHRKSVAVIEALRRTDAYHVRNQAIGTLSGGQLKRVLLAYCLVIPRRLLVLDEAFAGVDVQGAADFYALLNELKRQEGWTVLQISHDIDMVSRHCDRVLCLNQTIVCTGKPEIALSPENLLATYSPLFSRYHHHHN, via the coding sequence GTGACATTCCCCATTTTAAAAGTAGAGGGATTAACTGTATACCAAGGCAAAACAACTGCCGTGAGAGATGTTTCTTTTGAATTATTGCCACAAACAAATACAGCCATAGTTGGTCCCAATGGTGCGGGTAAAAGTACTTTGGTACAAGCGGTTTTAGATTTGATTCCGCGCAGTAGTGGGACAATTGAAATATTTGGTCGCCCAATTACAAGACTAGGGCATTTACGTCATCAGTTGGGTTATATGCCGCAAAATTTCATATTTGATCGCAGTTTTCCGATTTCTGTTAGTGAATTGGTAGGATTGGGATGGGTGAATGAAGAGGACAGGGGGACGACTTGGGGACAAGGGGGACAAGGGGGAGAAAAGTCATTTTTTTATAGGCTGAGGAGACAAAATCACCGAAAATCAGTAGCAGTAATAGAAGCTTTGCGACGAACTGATGCTTACCATGTGCGGAATCAAGCTATTGGGACTCTTAGCGGTGGTCAATTAAAGCGAGTGTTGCTAGCTTATTGCTTGGTGATACCAAGGAGACTGTTGGTATTAGATGAAGCTTTTGCTGGGGTCGATGTGCAAGGTGCGGCGGATTTTTATGCTTTGTTGAATGAATTAAAGCGGCAAGAGGGTTGGACGGTGTTACAGATTTCTCATGATATTGATATGGTAAGCCGACATTGCGATCGCGTTCTTTGTCTCAATCAAACTATTGTTTGTACTGGAAAGCCAGAAATTGCTTTATCACCAGAAAATCTGTTAGCTACATACAGTCCTCTTTTCAGTCGCTACCATCATCACCACAACTAA
- a CDS encoding metal ABC transporter substrate-binding protein, which yields MLTVVGCSQANTNKATNSEQSPKVQEAASTPASSSETGKTKVVTTFLPMYIFTKAVTGDAADVEILVPPGTEVHEYQATPNNVKAIATANILVKNGLGLEEFLENTVKNAQNAKLTQIDASINIKPLNEISPVEKTAKEEHEHAEGNPHVWLDPVLAKQQVINIRDGLIAADPANKATYEANAANYIKQLESLNNEFEQTLEKTPNCTFVTFHDAYPYLAQRYKLKQLAVVEIPEDQLTPADVQNAVNAVKKYKVKALFSEPGVDNKLLTSLSKDLNLTLRPLDSLETGKTNPQYYFQAMKANLQTLETACK from the coding sequence CTGTTAACAGTTGTCGGATGTAGCCAAGCGAACACGAATAAGGCTACAAATTCGGAACAGTCACCGAAAGTACAAGAGGCTGCATCTACACCAGCATCTTCTTCGGAAACTGGCAAAACTAAAGTAGTGACAACGTTTTTACCGATGTATATATTTACCAAGGCAGTGACTGGAGATGCAGCAGATGTAGAAATATTAGTGCCACCGGGTACGGAGGTGCATGAATACCAGGCTACACCGAATAACGTGAAAGCGATCGCGACTGCAAATATATTGGTAAAAAATGGCTTGGGTTTAGAAGAATTTCTGGAAAATACAGTAAAAAATGCCCAAAATGCTAAATTAACTCAAATTGATGCCAGCATTAATATTAAACCCTTAAATGAAATTTCTCCCGTAGAAAAAACCGCGAAAGAAGAACACGAACACGCTGAAGGAAACCCCCACGTTTGGTTAGATCCAGTTTTAGCAAAACAGCAAGTTATCAATATTCGCGATGGTTTAATAGCTGCTGACCCGGCAAATAAAGCTACTTATGAAGCGAATGCAGCCAATTATATCAAACAATTAGAAAGTTTAAATAACGAATTTGAACAGACTTTAGAAAAAACTCCTAACTGTACTTTTGTTACTTTCCATGATGCATATCCATACTTAGCACAACGCTATAAACTGAAGCAGCTTGCTGTGGTGGAAATTCCTGAAGACCAACTTACACCAGCAGATGTGCAAAACGCAGTTAATGCAGTCAAAAAGTACAAAGTTAAAGCTTTGTTTAGCGAACCAGGAGTAGATAACAAATTGCTAACTAGCCTTTCCAAAGATTTGAATTTGACTTTACGTCCGCTGGATTCTTTGGAGACTGGTAAAACGAATCCGCAATATTATTTTCAAGCAATGAAAGCTAACTTGCAAACTTTAGAAACTGCTTGCAAATAA
- a CDS encoding iron uptake porin, whose product MKTVWKSLLASPAVFGAMLFVGSGAMGGETSTTSEITEPLVAENSTEDQNMSQVNSVSQLSDVKPTDWAFQALQSLVERYGCIAGYPNGTYRGNRAMTRYEFAAGLNACLDRVNELIATATTDLVTKEDLATLQRLREQFSAELATLRGRVDAVEVKTAELEANQFSTTTKLNAAVIFAPVSVLAGNNANAGKINRTAILADRIRLNFESSFTGQDLLRTRLQATNLDALSGSSTFTPEGDLRFGGATYATGNSNSVVLDQLLYNFPLGENTIVTVDANAGAADDFTNTVNPFLDGDGDSGALSNFGTRNPIYYPVAGAGIGLRHQFGKNLEVSLGYMGSTPNDPSAKDGIFNGPYGAIGQLTIKPSNGLTLGLTYVNSYNSDLTAGSNRANLRSALLSDTAGLSSSVAGGPSANQGSTPPSGNAALPTGLLESLRGESLATSSNSYGIEASLQVSPKFLIGGWVGYTNTRTLSTIGGALPRGELDIWNYAVTLAFPDLGKKGSVGGIVVGMEPKVTGVSGGLRNAIGKDQDTSYHIEGFYQYQLTDNIAITPGVIWLTAPDHNENNDDVVIGTVRTTFSF is encoded by the coding sequence ATGAAAACAGTATGGAAGTCTTTGTTGGCTAGTCCAGCAGTGTTCGGTGCGATGCTATTTGTTGGTTCTGGGGCTATGGGAGGAGAAACTTCAACCACTTCGGAAATAACTGAACCGCTAGTAGCTGAAAATAGCACCGAAGACCAAAACATGTCGCAAGTGAACTCAGTTTCTCAACTATCGGACGTGAAACCCACAGACTGGGCATTCCAAGCGTTGCAATCGTTGGTAGAACGCTACGGCTGTATTGCCGGATACCCGAATGGCACATATCGCGGTAATCGGGCGATGACAAGGTATGAGTTTGCCGCAGGTTTGAATGCTTGTTTAGATCGAGTTAATGAATTAATCGCTACAGCTACAACTGATTTGGTAACAAAAGAAGATTTAGCCACATTGCAAAGGCTGCGAGAACAATTTAGTGCGGAATTGGCTACGCTGCGGGGTCGTGTGGATGCAGTGGAAGTAAAAACTGCGGAATTGGAAGCGAATCAATTTTCTACTACAACTAAACTTAACGCTGCTGTTATCTTTGCACCAGTTAGTGTATTGGCTGGCAATAATGCCAATGCTGGGAAGATAAACAGGACAGCTATCCTTGCAGATAGAATACGGCTCAACTTTGAATCCAGCTTTACAGGTCAAGACCTTTTAAGAACTCGACTTCAGGCAACAAATTTGGATGCTTTATCTGGCAGTTCTACCTTCACACCAGAGGGTGATTTGCGATTCGGTGGTGCAACTTACGCCACTGGCAATAGTAATAGTGTTGTTCTCGATCAATTATTGTACAACTTCCCCTTGGGTGAAAATACCATAGTTACCGTTGACGCGAATGCTGGGGCTGCTGATGATTTTACCAATACTGTTAACCCTTTCCTTGATGGTGATGGTGATAGCGGTGCTCTTTCTAACTTTGGCACGCGTAACCCGATTTATTACCCGGTGGCAGGTGCTGGAATCGGTCTAAGGCATCAGTTCGGTAAAAATTTAGAAGTGAGTTTGGGTTATATGGGCAGTACGCCTAACGATCCTTCAGCGAAAGATGGTATTTTTAACGGACCTTATGGAGCGATCGGGCAGTTGACTATCAAGCCAAGTAATGGTTTAACTTTGGGATTGACTTATGTTAATTCTTATAACTCCGATCTGACGGCTGGTAGCAATCGTGCTAACTTGCGTTCTGCCTTACTTAGCGATACCGCTGGTCTATCTTCATCTGTTGCCGGTGGTCCTAGCGCCAACCAGGGTTCGACTCCGCCTAGTGGTAACGCGGCTCTACCTACAGGTCTTTTAGAATCTCTTAGGGGAGAAAGTTTGGCAACTTCTAGCAATTCCTACGGTATAGAAGCATCGTTGCAAGTAAGTCCTAAATTTCTCATCGGCGGTTGGGTTGGGTATACAAACACCCGGACTCTTTCTACAATCGGTGGAGCGCTTCCCCGTGGTGAACTTGACATCTGGAACTATGCTGTAACATTAGCCTTTCCAGATTTGGGTAAAAAGGGCAGTGTGGGAGGTATTGTTGTCGGTATGGAGCCGAAAGTGACTGGTGTGAGCGGTGGTTTGAGGAATGCGATCGGTAAAGACCAAGACACTTCCTATCATATTGAGGGATTCTATCAGTACCAGTTAACTGATAATATTGCCATCACTCCTGGTGTGATTTGGCTGACAGCACCAGATCATAACGAGAACAACGATGATGTTGTAATTGGTACTGTCAGAACTACCTTTAGCTTCTAA
- a CDS encoding Npun_F0296 family exosortase-dependent surface protein encodes MSTLQKLSLALIGTAVIFMGANPASAVSLTKGGSTPVAGEGQYTNIQGAKTINFNDGIAPSSGNVTYSQTNGIVQGSVGGEYASPFGNDSKYLTISPAGDNVAGGTGSVDINFSKALDYFGFYWGSIDTYNFVDVYSKGSLLKTFSGSDVPGAPANGVQSGNENNVYVNLLADKGETFDKVVFRSNGRAFETDNHSYKVSSTSVPEPSSMLGLLAFGAVSAGSFVKRKSKIA; translated from the coding sequence ATGTCTACTCTGCAAAAACTATCATTAGCCTTGATCGGAACAGCAGTTATTTTCATGGGTGCTAACCCAGCTAGCGCTGTTAGCCTGACCAAAGGAGGTTCCACACCTGTTGCTGGAGAAGGTCAATACACCAATATTCAAGGAGCTAAAACTATCAACTTTAATGATGGTATAGCACCCTCTTCTGGAAATGTTACTTACTCCCAAACGAATGGAATTGTCCAAGGTAGTGTAGGTGGTGAATATGCTAGCCCCTTCGGTAATGACAGCAAATATCTGACTATTTCCCCAGCAGGTGACAATGTTGCAGGTGGAACTGGCTCTGTGGATATTAACTTTAGTAAGGCTCTTGATTACTTTGGCTTTTACTGGGGTTCAATAGACACATATAACTTTGTGGATGTATATAGCAAAGGTAGTTTACTAAAAACATTTAGTGGCTCAGATGTTCCCGGTGCTCCTGCCAATGGCGTACAGAGTGGCAATGAGAACAATGTCTACGTTAATTTGTTAGCTGATAAAGGAGAGACTTTTGACAAGGTAGTTTTCAGATCGAACGGTCGTGCATTTGAAACTGATAACCATAGCTACAAAGTATCTTCTACTAGTGTTCCTGAACCGAGTTCAATGTTAGGTTTACTAGCTTTCGGTGCTGTAAGTGCTGGATCATTTGTAAAACGCAAATCAAAGATTGCTTAA
- a CDS encoding Rqc2 family fibronectin-binding protein has protein sequence MQPVDFTTLTAACSEIRANWLPSRLEQVYQRDRYTIAVALRTLKQRGWLEISWHPQAAHICIGDPPPRKPDTFTFSQQLVHQLGGLALVAIEAIAPWERVINLQFARRPGETALYHLYAEIIGKYSNVILTDANNEIITAAHQVSQQQSTVRPIQTGQFYETPPKLTNTTPSLSESQQRWQERVSLVPGAIKRQLLKSYSGLSAALLDTMLQAASLAPEAATDTLQPDDWQRLFQRWQEWLQALEGQKFHPAWTNNGYTVMGWGGVTPAKDIQELLQRYYTDELNQQVFSQLRHQLTQKLNNILAKLRLKADTFKKRLQQSEQADEYRQKADLLMAHLQEWEPGMKEITLADFESNKPVAIALQPDKNAVQNAQSLYKQHQKLKRVKNAVEPLLAEVNGEIGYLEQVEDAIAQIDKYQTVEDLEALDEIRDELIGQKYLEDPEYRNRNNNETASTNFHRYRTPSGFEVLIGRNNRQNDYLTFRVAGDYDLWFHAQEIPGSHVLLRLEPGAVPEEADLQFTANLAVYYSRARQTDQAPVVYTEPKYVYKPKGAKPGIAIYKQERILWGEPQLVNR, from the coding sequence TTGCAACCAGTTGACTTTACGACTCTCACAGCTGCTTGTAGCGAAATCCGCGCTAACTGGCTACCATCACGCTTGGAGCAAGTTTATCAGCGCGATCGCTATACTATTGCTGTGGCATTACGCACCCTAAAACAGCGGGGTTGGCTAGAGATTTCTTGGCATCCTCAAGCTGCTCATATTTGTATTGGCGATCCGCCACCAAGAAAACCTGATACATTTACATTTAGCCAACAATTAGTACATCAATTGGGTGGTTTAGCGCTGGTAGCAATTGAAGCGATCGCACCTTGGGAACGGGTGATTAATTTACAATTTGCTCGTCGTCCAGGTGAAACCGCTTTATATCACCTGTACGCTGAAATTATCGGCAAATACAGCAACGTCATCCTTACCGATGCTAATAATGAAATAATCACCGCTGCCCATCAAGTTAGTCAGCAACAATCTACCGTCCGTCCAATCCAAACCGGACAATTTTACGAAACTCCACCCAAACTTACTAATACTACCCCCAGTTTGAGCGAATCTCAACAACGCTGGCAAGAACGGGTAAGCTTAGTACCAGGAGCGATCAAGCGTCAGTTACTCAAAAGTTATAGCGGCTTGAGTGCAGCACTGTTAGATACTATGTTACAGGCAGCTTCGTTAGCTCCAGAAGCAGCAACAGATACCCTGCAACCCGACGATTGGCAAAGATTATTTCAGCGCTGGCAAGAATGGTTGCAAGCTTTGGAGGGGCAAAAGTTTCACCCAGCTTGGACAAATAATGGATACACTGTAATGGGTTGGGGTGGAGTTACACCAGCCAAAGATATCCAAGAATTACTTCAGCGCTATTATACAGATGAGCTAAATCAACAGGTATTTTCTCAACTGCGCCATCAGCTTACCCAAAAGCTAAATAATATTTTGGCAAAATTACGGCTGAAGGCTGATACATTTAAAAAACGCTTGCAACAATCAGAACAAGCGGATGAATATCGGCAAAAAGCTGATTTGTTAATGGCGCATCTGCAAGAATGGGAACCTGGGATGAAGGAAATTACCCTGGCAGACTTTGAGAGTAATAAACCTGTAGCGATCGCACTTCAACCAGATAAAAATGCAGTGCAAAATGCCCAAAGCCTTTACAAACAGCATCAAAAACTCAAACGTGTCAAAAATGCTGTAGAACCGTTGCTGGCAGAAGTGAATGGTGAAATTGGATATTTAGAACAAGTAGAAGATGCGATCGCGCAAATAGACAAGTACCAAACAGTAGAAGATTTAGAAGCTTTAGACGAAATTCGCGACGAACTGATTGGACAAAAGTATCTAGAAGATCCAGAATACCGCAACCGCAATAATAATGAAACTGCTAGCACTAACTTTCATCGTTACCGCACTCCCAGCGGCTTTGAAGTATTAATCGGTCGCAACAACCGCCAAAATGATTATTTAACTTTTCGTGTAGCCGGCGATTATGATTTGTGGTTTCATGCTCAAGAAATTCCTGGCAGCCATGTCTTACTGCGTCTAGAACCCGGTGCTGTGCCAGAAGAAGCAGATTTGCAATTTACCGCCAATCTTGCTGTATACTATAGTCGCGCTCGTCAAACCGATCAAGCGCCAGTAGTGTACACTGAGCCAAAGTACGTTTACAAACCCAAAGGAGCCAAACCGGGAATTGCCATCTACAAACAAGAGCGCATCCTTTGGGGAGAACCGCAATTAGTCAATCGGTAA
- a CDS encoding (2Fe-2S)-binding protein, whose amino-acid sequence MLESLISKTEAQRKPQSNTPSVISPDPSSFVDVKLRINGVEHALKIEPRVTLLDVLRERLNLTGSKKGCDHGQCGACTVLVDGQRINSCLTFAIMHTDAAITTIEGLAQGEKLHPMQAAFIARDAFQCGYCTPGQICSAVGLVNEKHAKSDADIRELMSGNICRCGAYPNIVNAVRDVLEEKKDAAV is encoded by the coding sequence ATGCTGGAGAGTCTCATAAGTAAGACCGAGGCTCAACGAAAGCCTCAGTCTAATACTCCATCCGTGATATCCCCCGATCCAAGTAGTTTTGTTGATGTCAAACTGCGTATCAACGGAGTAGAACACGCGCTAAAAATCGAACCTCGTGTGACACTACTCGATGTGCTGCGTGAGCGTCTGAATCTGACTGGCTCTAAGAAGGGTTGCGACCACGGTCAGTGCGGTGCTTGTACAGTGCTGGTTGACGGGCAGCGGATTAATTCCTGCCTGACTTTTGCTATCATGCACACCGACGCTGCAATTACAACCATTGAAGGTTTGGCACAAGGAGAAAAACTGCATCCAATGCAAGCCGCGTTTATTGCCCGCGATGCGTTTCAGTGCGGCTACTGCACACCGGGACAAATTTGTTCTGCGGTGGGTTTGGTGAACGAAAAACACGCTAAATCTGATGCCGATATTCGCGAACTGATGAGCGGTAATATCTGCCGTTGCGGTGCTTATCCAAATATTGTCAATGCTGTCCGCGATGTCTTAGAGGAAAAAAAAGATGCAGCCGTTTAG
- a CDS encoding FAD binding domain-containing protein, which produces MQPFSYKKAGIADNAVALVAPDAQASYLAGGTSLIDLMKLNVQTPKELVDINSLALTKIEMQGNGVRIGAMARNSHVAYDAMIRKRYPVLSEALLSGASPQLRNMASVGGNLLQRTRCYYFRDTSMPCNKRVPGSGCPAIEGYNRIHAILGGSDRCIATHPSDMAVAMVALDAVVQTRGPNGARSIPLVDFHLVPGNTPERETVLQHGELIVAVDLPASTFAWRSHYLKVRDRASYAFATASVAAALDIQNGIIRSARIALGGVGTKPWRAYEAEKALVNKQPNQATFQAAALAAIRGAKPQKYNAFKVELAKRTIVKALATVGGMA; this is translated from the coding sequence ATGCAGCCGTTTAGCTATAAGAAAGCCGGAATTGCGGATAATGCTGTGGCATTGGTCGCTCCAGATGCCCAAGCCTCGTACCTTGCCGGTGGTACTAGCTTAATCGATTTGATGAAGTTGAATGTACAGACACCAAAAGAGTTGGTTGACATTAACTCACTAGCGTTAACCAAGATAGAAATGCAGGGCAACGGCGTGCGGATTGGCGCAATGGCACGCAATAGCCATGTTGCTTATGATGCAATGATTCGCAAGCGTTACCCTGTGCTGTCAGAAGCGTTGTTGTCTGGTGCATCACCGCAACTGCGGAATATGGCAAGTGTGGGCGGGAATTTGCTGCAACGTACCCGCTGCTACTATTTCCGCGACACTTCCATGCCCTGTAACAAGCGCGTTCCTGGTTCTGGCTGTCCGGCGATTGAGGGCTATAACCGGATTCACGCGATTCTCGGCGGTAGCGATCGCTGCATTGCCACCCATCCTTCTGATATGGCTGTGGCAATGGTGGCACTCGATGCAGTTGTGCAGACACGCGGACCGAACGGAGCGCGTAGTATTCCCCTGGTCGATTTTCATCTCGTACCGGGCAATACGCCAGAACGGGAGACGGTTCTGCAACACGGAGAGTTAATTGTTGCTGTTGACTTGCCTGCTTCAACCTTTGCTTGGCGATCGCACTATTTGAAAGTACGCGATCGCGCCTCTTATGCCTTTGCAACGGCATCGGTTGCGGCTGCATTAGATATTCAAAATGGTATCATTCGCTCGGCACGCATTGCCCTTGGTGGGGTAGGAACAAAGCCCTGGCGTGCCTACGAAGCTGAAAAAGCACTCGTAAACAAGCAACCAAACCAGGCAACGTTTCAGGCAGCGGCTCTTGCTGCTATCCGGGGAGCTAAACCGCAAAAATACAACGCATTTAAGGTGGAACTAGCTAAACGCACAATTGTCAAGGCGCTGGCAACGGTGGGAGGGATGGCATGA